A single genomic interval of Dyella sp. GSA-30 harbors:
- a CDS encoding alpha/beta fold hydrolase — MASVAPESAEAITIRCDDGVVLGGHWWPTATAVPLGLVVINPATGVLARYYHYYARFLTASGFDVLTYDYRGIGLSRPERLRGSGYRWRDWGQLDFDAAIRFANQRRRQGALLVVGHSVGGFLPGLAKNGHLVERMLTVGAQYAYWPDYAAKQRARLFFKWHVVMPAVTALLGYFPGRKFGWLEDLPAGVANEWSFKGARTERSYPKASRAEVLERFAAFQAPILAVVVSDDELGTVSAVRRSLGYYGAAAKTEVMLSPHDLGQKSVGHFDLFHARHTQGFWADTLHWLRDGINPWPGKPYG; from the coding sequence ATGGCATCTGTCGCACCCGAATCTGCAGAAGCGATAACCATTCGTTGCGACGACGGCGTCGTGCTTGGTGGCCACTGGTGGCCGACCGCGACCGCAGTGCCTCTCGGACTGGTCGTCATCAATCCGGCGACTGGCGTGCTGGCTCGTTACTACCATTACTACGCGCGCTTTCTGACCGCGTCGGGTTTCGATGTCCTGACCTACGATTACCGCGGTATTGGCCTGTCGCGTCCCGAGCGACTGCGGGGCAGCGGTTATCGCTGGCGTGATTGGGGGCAACTCGACTTCGATGCGGCGATTCGCTTCGCCAATCAGCGGCGCAGGCAAGGGGCCTTGCTGGTTGTTGGTCACAGTGTCGGCGGTTTTCTTCCGGGCCTGGCGAAAAATGGCCACCTGGTCGAACGCATGCTGACCGTGGGTGCGCAGTATGCGTACTGGCCTGACTACGCAGCGAAGCAGCGAGCCAGGCTGTTCTTCAAATGGCACGTGGTCATGCCTGCGGTTACGGCATTGCTTGGTTATTTTCCGGGCCGCAAGTTCGGCTGGCTGGAAGATCTGCCCGCCGGCGTCGCCAACGAATGGAGCTTCAAAGGCGCGCGTACCGAACGCAGTTACCCCAAGGCCAGCCGGGCCGAGGTACTGGAACGCTTCGCTGCATTTCAGGCGCCCATTCTCGCCGTGGTCGTCAGCGACGATGAACTGGGCACCGTTTCGGCTGTGCGTCGCTCCCTGGGTTACTACGGAGCGGCAGCAAAGACCGAAGTGATGCTGTCGCCCCATGACCTGGGTCAGAAGAGCGTGGGTCACTTCGACCTGTTCCATGCACGGCACACGCAGGGCTTCTGGGCGGACACGCTGCATTGGCTGCGTGACGGGATCAATCCCTGGCCAGGCAAGCCATACGGCTAG